CTGAAGCCGGACGTGGGCGCCGCTCCCTGAAGCACGCGCTGACCGGTATGGAATGACCCCAGGTGCTCCCGCTAAGCGGGACACCGAGGGGCGCGTCAGGCCTTGGGGCTCAAACGGTGCCGGGGTTGCGTTCCATCAGGACGCGCCTGCGTTCCATCAGGACGCAGTGGAAGAGGGCCGCTGCGGAGAAGCCGCTGGAATCACAGGGCTTTGTTCCTGGCACGACATCCGCAAAGCGTCCCGCCCATACGCCGGCAACGGTGTGTACCGCATCCAGATGCTTCCGGAGCGCGGAAGGAGGGGCCGCTCCTTCCGCGCTCTCCATCTGGATCCGCACCTCCTCGTCATCTCCGATAGAGTCCGCGTCTGATTTCTGGACGGCTTCGCCGGTCGGCGGTGGCGTGGCTTCCGCACGGGAGGCGAGGGGATGCAAGACGAGTTGGCGCAGCTCATGGCTGCGCTCAGGGATTCCAGGGACTTCGAAACGGCGGCGGCCGCGACGTTGCGGCGGATGCTGACCGTGGCGGAAGCCGCGGTGGCGGCCAGCCGCTATGCGGGGCGGGCCCGGGTCCTGCGCGGCATCGTCCACCTGCGTCCCGGAGAGGCGTACCGGCGGCTGGCGGCGCTGGACGTGGGCGGCAAGGAGACCACGGACGCGGGCGTCGGGACGCCCTTCTTCACCTCCGCCACGGCCTGGCGCGCGGTGGTGGAGCACCGGTGCGCGGTGTCCATCGACGTGAACATCGGCACGGTGCAGCCGCACGCGCCGGACGCGCCGGTGACGGGGGACCCGGGGCTCGCGGGCTTCCACAGCAACGAAAGCAAGCAGCGCTTCCTGGGCCGCCACGCCACGCACGTGTGCGTGCTGCCCCTGCGCACGCCCGCGGGCATGGAGGGCATGATTTCGCTGGAGGCGGACTGCCTCGCCGCGATGGGCCAGGAGTTCGTCTGGCGCGACGCCGGGGACCTGCTCCAACTGCTCACGGACATCGCCGCGCCGTACCTCACCGCGCTGCCGCAGCGGCCGGTGGCCACTCCGGAGGTGGACGAGTTCCTTCCCGTGGTGGGCCACTCCATGGCGGAGCTGCTCCCCATCCTCCGCGTGTTCGCGCTCCAGGACGAGACCATCCTCGTGAGCGGCGCCACCGGCGCGGGCAAGTCGCGCCTGGCGCGCTGGTGCCATGAGCGCTCCAACCGCCGGGGCAAGCCCTTCGAGACGCTGGACCTCGTCACCGTGCCGGAGGACCTCCAGATGGCGGAGCTCTTCGGCTGGAAGAAGGGGGCCTTCACCGGCGCGGTGCGCGACGCGCCGGGCGTGGTGGCCCGCTCGGACGGGGGCACGCTGTTCATCGACGAAATCGACAAGCTGTCGCTGAAGGCGCAGGCCGGCCTGCTGCACCTCTTGGAGTCGCGCAGCTATCGGCCGCTGGGCGAGGGCACCGGCGAGAAGCTCGCGGACGTGCGCTTCATCATCGGCACCAACGCGGACCTGCACGCGCAGGTGCGGGCCGGGCGCTTCCGCGAGGACCTGTACTACCGCGTGAACGTGCTGCCCGTGCGCATGCCGCCCCTGCAGGACCGCCAGGACGAGATCCCCCTCTGGGCCCGGTACATGGTGAACCGCCGCCACCGCGAGCGGATGCCGGAGGGCTCCGCGCGGCTGGCCTCGGAGGCGGAGCACCTGCTGACCACCAGCACCTGGCCGGG
This window of the Corallococcus silvisoli genome carries:
- a CDS encoding sigma-54-dependent transcriptional regulator, with protein sequence MQDELAQLMAALRDSRDFETAAAATLRRMLTVAEAAVAASRYAGRARVLRGIVHLRPGEAYRRLAALDVGGKETTDAGVGTPFFTSATAWRAVVEHRCAVSIDVNIGTVQPHAPDAPVTGDPGLAGFHSNESKQRFLGRHATHVCVLPLRTPAGMEGMISLEADCLAAMGQEFVWRDAGDLLQLLTDIAAPYLTALPQRPVATPEVDEFLPVVGHSMAELLPILRVFALQDETILVSGATGAGKSRLARWCHERSNRRGKPFETLDLVTVPEDLQMAELFGWKKGAFTGAVRDAPGVVARSDGGTLFIDEIDKLSLKAQAGLLHLLESRSYRPLGEGTGEKLADVRFIIGTNADLHAQVRAGRFREDLYYRVNVLPVRMPPLQDRQDEIPLWARYMVNRRHRERMPEGSARLASEAEHLLTTSTWPGNLRQLDNIVRRAYTLAMVEQAAGAGDLVLQEKHVARALDYEQAPGGRPLPEALRAAAQAFVGEARRRGAPLDLDCADGFRGLVLGLAIRQVGRDEAFRLLGRESLVKNRNHHKALKRELEKVDVLYKALGEGGSPFSDLLENEDAE